TCGGTGGAGTCCAGCACGACGGTGTTCACGCCGGCCTTCTCGGTGTAGACCAGCGCCTGCCGGGCGTTGTCCTCCAGCCAGTCGCCGAAGCCGGTGGAGCCGGTGTAGTCGATCAGCTTCACCTCGGGCCGCAGGGCCAGCACCTTGGCGATCGCGGAGCCCTCGTGCTCGGCGGCCAGGCAGACCAGGTTCGGGTCGAAGCCCGCCTCGGCGAGCACCTCGCGGGCGATCCGGACGGTCAGCGCCAGCGGCAGCACGGCGCGCGGGTGCGGCTTGACCAGCACGCCGTTGCCGGTGGCCAGCGAGGCGAACAGGCCCGGGTAGCCGTTCCAGGTCGGGAAGGTGTTGCAGCCGATCAGCAGCGCGGTGCCGCGCGGCACCGCGGTGAACTCCTTGGTCATCACCAGGGGTTCGCGCTTGCCCTGGGGCTTGGTCCAGCGCGCCGAGCGGGGCAGCCGGGTCTGCTCGGCGTACGCGTACGCCACCGCCTCCAGGCCGCGGTCCTGGGCGTGCGGGCCGCCGGCCTGGAAGGCCATGCCGTACGCCTGGCCGGTGGTGTGCATCACGGCCTGCGCGAACTCGGGCGTGCGGGCGCTGATCCGGGCCAGGACCTCCAGGCAGACCGCGGCCCGCTCGGCGGGCGACGCCTTGGCCCAGCCGGGCCGGGCGGCCTCCAACGCGGCCAGCAGCGCGTCCGGTTCGGCGTGCGGGTAGAGCACGCCCAGTTCGAGGCCGTACGGGGAGGTCTCGCCGCTCACCGGCGTGCCGCCGCCGGGGTGGCCGGGGAGGTCGAACTCCCGCCCCAGCAGGGCCTCGAAGGCGGCCTTGCCGTCGGCGACGGCGTTCTCCCCGTACGCCTTGGGGAACTCCGGGTACGGCGACCAGTAGTCGCGTTCGGCGATCGCGGCCAGGGCGCGGTCCAGGGTGTCCTGGTGGCGGGCGAGCAGTTCGGCGACCGGCAGGGCGGGGGTCGCAGCGGACATGGTGCGCTCCTCACGGGGGCGGGGCGGGACGCTCCTCAGCGTAACCGAACGATCGGTCGGTGCAAGGCCCCCGGTCCGCTCCCGGTCCGGTCCGCCGTCGGGGCGGTCGGGCCCGGCGGCCGGACGCGCGACGGCCGCCCCCGGGAGCCGGGGACGGCCGTCGTGGGGGTCGGCCGCGCTCTACGGGATACCCAGTTCGAACAGCACGTACCCGGCGTACCAGCCGGAGGCCAGTGCGACGGTGCCCAGGGTGGCCGCCAGCGAGACCCGCGACAGCCGCTTGAGGCCGACCGCGATCGGGAGGAAGAGCGGGAAGCAGGGCAGCAGGTAGCGGGAGGTGTTGCCGAAGATCTGCTGGCTGCCGAGCACCAGGACCAGGGTGATGCCGGTGTAGACGAGCAGGAAGACCGGCGGGCGCATCCGGACCAGCAGGAAGACGAGTATCGGCAGCGAGAACACCAGGAACAGCGCGATCAGGTCCTCGGTGGGGTAGCCGAAGATGTAGTCGTGCTGCCCGAACAGCAGGTTCCGGAGCACGTTGCCGGTGTGCTTGCCCCAGTCGAAGAAGTGCAGCCAGGCCCCGCGCTGGAGGTCGAAGTAGGCGGTCCAACTGCCCATCCGCCAGCTCGCCCAGGCGAGGTAGCCGACGAACCCGAGCGGGGCGATCACCAGCGCGGCCAGCGGGCCGAGCACCCCGTCCCGGCGCTTCCAGAGCGCGATCAGCGCGGCCACGCCGACCGCCGCGGCCAGCGCGGCCGAGGTCGGCCGGTTCAGGCCCGCGACGAACGAGGTGACGCCCGCGGCCAGCCAGTTGCGGGTCATCACGAAGTAGCAGGCCCAGGCGGCCAGCGCGACGAACAGCGAGTCCGAGTAGACCGCCCACTCGACGCCCGAGCCCGGGAACAGGCCCCAGACCGCGGCCGCGATCACCGCCGCCCGGTGGCCCGCGAGCAGCTTGGCCACCGCGTAGATGCCGGCCGCCGCGACGAACGAGGACAGCACCGAGACCACGATGCCCGCGCCCAGCGTGTTCAGGCCGGTCACCGCGGAGACCATCTTGATCATGCCGGGGTAGAGCGGGAAGAACGCGACCGAGTTCTGCTCCAGCGTCCACGGGCCGGAGGTGGACGGCAGCAGCTTCGGGTCGTAGCCGTTCAGCGCGACCTGCTGGTACCACCAGCCGTCCCAGCCGCCGAGCACGTCCCAGACGTGCTTGCCGCCGCCGAACCGCGGGTCCTTGGTCAGGTACTCGCCGGACCAGGACAGCAGCCACATGAAGGAGGTGAAGGCGATCAGCCGGACCGCCGCGAACACCGCCAGGGCCGGCCCGTACTCGGCCAGGACGTGCCGCAGCCAGGCCCGCGGGCCGGGCGCGGGGGCGCCGCTCTCCACGGGCGGATCGGGTCGCTCGGCCACTTCGGTGTCGGGGCTCGCTGCCATCGCCATCAGGTCCTGTCTGGGTCTCGGGCCCCGCCGGGCCGCCCGGATTCTCGGGCGAGCCTACGGCACGCACCACTGGTCCGTACCTGACGGGACGGCACGTGGCTACACTCCCCACCATCGGACGGACGTCACCCACTCGGCGGGAGAAACTGATGACTGCAGCGGCTCAGGAGGGCACCCTGCTGTCGGTGGTCGTCCCGATGTACGACGAGGAGGACGCGCTGCCCGCCTTCGCGGCCCGGATGCGCCCGGTGCTGGACGGCCTCGGCGCCCGCTACGAGGTGCTCGCGGTGGACGACGGCAGCACCGACAAGACCGCCGCCCTGCTGCGCGACCTGTCCGCGGACTGGCCCGAGCTGCGGATGGTCCGGCTGCGCCGCAACAGCGGCCACCAGGCCGCGCTGACCGCCGGTCTCGACCACGCCGTCGGCGCCTACGTGGCCAGCATCGACGCCGACCTCCAGGACCCGCCGGAGAAGATCCCCGACATGCTGGAACTGGCCCGCCGCGAGGGCCTGGACATCGTGTACGGGGTGCGCGAGGACCGCTCCACCGACACCGGCTTCAAGCGCTGGACGGCCGGCGGCTACTACTGGCTGATCCGCCGCCTGGTGGGGCGGCAGGTGCCGTCCAACGCCGGCGACTTCCGGCTGCTCAGCCGGGAGGCCGTCGAGGCGCTCCGGGAACTGCCCGACCAGCAGCGGGTCTACCGGCTGCTGGTGCCCTGGCTGGGCTTCCCCAGCGGCGAGGTGCGCTACGTCCGCGAGGAGCGGGTCGCCGGGAGCACCAAGTACCCGCTGACCAAGATGGTCCGGCTCGCCCTGGACAGCATCACCGGCTTCTCCGCCGCCCCGCTGCGGCTGGCCACCTGGCTGGGCACCGTCGCCTTCTTCACCTGCCTGCTGCTGCTGGCCTTCTGCCTGACCGTCTACCTGGTCGGCGCCACCGTGCCCGGCTGGACCTCGCTCTTCGTCGGCCTGCTGTTCATCGGCGGGGTGCAGCTGATCTGCGTGGGACTGCTCGGCGAGTACGTGGCCCGGATCTACAGCGCGGTGCAGCGCCGGCCCGCCTACTTCGTCGCCGAGGACACCGCGGGGCCGGCCGGGCGGACCGCCGCCCGGCCGGCGGTCCGGTCGGCGATCAGGCCCGAGGTCCGGTCCGAGGCCAGGCCCGAGGTCCGGTCCGAGGCCAGGCCCGAGGCCAGGTCCGAGGCCAGGTCCGAGGCCGTGGACGGCACCGGGCGGGCCGGGGTCTGAGACCACCCGCCGGGGCGGGCCGCCGCGGCCCCGGGGATACTCGTGGCATGGCCGATCACTCCCCGCGCGCCGCCTACACCGTCGACTCGCTGCTCGCCGTCACCGTGCGGGTCTTCAACGAACGCGGCTACGACGGCACTTCGATGGAGGACCTGTCCAGGGCCGCCGGGATCTCCAAGTCCTCGATCTACCACCACGTGCGCGGCAAGGAGGAACTGCTGCGCCTCGCCGTCGGCCGGGCGCTGGACGCGCTGTTCGCGATCCTCGACGAGCCGGCCGCCGTCGCGGGCCGCCCGGTGGACCGGCTGGAGCACGTGGTGCGCCGCACCGCCGAGGTGCTGCTGGCCGAGCTGCCGTACGTGACGCTGCTGCTGCGGGTGCGCGGCAACACCGGCACCGAGCAGTGGGCGCTGGAGCGGCGGCGCGACTTCGACCACCGGGTCGCCGAGCTGGTGCAGGACGCCGTCACCGCCGGACAGCTGCGCGCCGACGTCGAGCCCCGGCTGGCCACCCGGCTGCTGTTCGGCACGGTCAACTCGCTGGTGGAGTGGTACCGCCCGGGCCAGCGCGGCACCGAGGCGCTGCCCGACGCGGTGGCCCGGTTCGCCTTCGAGGGGCTGCGCGCCCGCTGACCCGCTGGCCCGCTGGCCCGCTGGCCCGCTGACCCGCTGAGCGCCCGCCGGACGCCGGCCGGCCCCGGCCCCGTTACGGGCCGTCCGCCGGGATCTGGTCGGTCTCCTCGAACACCAGCATGGTGCGGGTGCCCAGCACCTCCGGGATCGACTGGATGCTGCCCAGCACCAGCTCGCGCAGCGCCCGGTTGTCCGCCGTGTGGACCAGCATCAGCACGTCGTCGTCGCCGCCGACCAGCGCGATGTGCGCCACCCCGGGCAGGCGCAGCAGTTGCTCGCGCACGGTGCGCCAGGAGTTCTGCACGATCCGCAGCGTGACGTACGCGGACGCGGCCTGCCCGGCCTTCTCGTGGTCGACCCGGGCGGTGAAGCCGCGGATCACGCCGTCCTCGACCATCCTGGAGATCCGGGCGTACGCGTTCGCCCGGGACACGTGCACCCGCTCGGCCACCGAGCGGATCGAGGCCCGGCCGTCCTGCTGCAGCAGCCGCAGGATCGACCGGTCCACCCGGTCGAGTCTGGACACCTGTTCAGCCGACATGGCCCCCCATCCCTCGTGATTGGACGTGCTGGCCCCAGCAGACCTCCCTTTCGGCCGACTGTCCACCGTCTTGACGGGGATATGGTCAAGATGACCAGACGACCGAACAATCGGTAGGGAGCCCCCATCACCCCGGAGGTGCCCGAGATGACCGTCCTGGACCACAGGAAGCAGGCCGCCCGAGCCGGAGCGGCCGACCCGGCCGACGTGCCCGGCTGGCGGCCCGGCGCCACCGCGCCCCGCACCGACCCCGCCCCGCTGCTGCCCGACGCCGAGCCGTACCGGGTGCTGGGCACCCCCGCCGCCGAGGCGGCCGACCCCGGCCTGCTGCGCGAGCTGTACCGGCGGCTGGTGGCCGGCCGCCGCTACAACCAGCAGGCCACCACCCTCACCAAGCAGGGCCGGCTCGCCGTCTACCCGGCCTCCACCGGCCAGGAGGCCTGCCAGGTGGCCGCCGCGCTCGCGCTGCGCCCCGCGGACTGGCTGTTCCCCTCCTACCGGGACACCCTGGCCGTGGTCGCCCGCGGCGTCGACCCGCTGGAGGCGCTCACCCTGCTGCGCGGCGACGCGCACACCGGCTACGACCCGCGCGCCACCCGCACCGCCCCGCTCTGCACCCCGCTGGCCACCCAGGTCCCGCACGCCGTCGGCCTGGCGCACGCCGCCCGGCTGGCCGGCGACGACACGGTGGCGCTCGCCCTGCTCGGCGACGGCGGCACCAGCGAGGGCGACTTCCACGAGGGCCTGAACTTCGCGGCCGTGCTGCACGCCCCCGTGGTGTTCCTGGTGCAGAACAACGGCTACGCGATCTCCGTCCCGCTGACCCGGCAGTCCGCCGCCCCGACCCTGGCCCACAAGGCGGTCGGCTACGGGATGCCCGGCCGACTGGTCGACGGCAACGACGCGCTCGCCGTGCACCGGGTGCTCACCGAGGCCGTCGAGCGGGCCCGCACCGGCGGCGGCCCGACCCTGGTGGAGGCGCTCACCTACCGGGTCGAGGCGCACACCAACGCCGACGACGCCACCCGCTACCGGTCGGCCGAGGAGGTCGACGCCTGGCAGGCGCACGACCCGGTCCGGCTGCTGGAGGACGCCCTGCGCGGGCGCGGCCTGCTGGACGAGGACCTGGTCGCCGACGCCGCCGAGCGGGCCGAGCAACTGGCCGCCCGGATGCGCGCCGAGTTCCACACCGACCCCGAGCTCGACCCGATGTCGCTGTTCGCGCACGTCTACGCCGAACCCACCCAGCAGCTGCGCGAGCAGGCCGCCCGACTGGCCGCCGAACTCGCCGCGGAGGCCGAGGTGCACGGCCGATGAGCACCGCCACCCGCGAGCAGTCCGGCCTGCGCACCGGCACCATGGCGCAGGCCCTCAACCTCGCGCTGCGCGACGCGCTGCGCGCCGACGACACCGTGCACGTGCTCGGCGAGGACGTCGGCGCGCTCGGCGGCGTCTTCCGGATCACCGACGGCCTGACCGCCGAGTTCGGCCCCGACCGCTGCCTGGACACCCCGCTGGCCGAGGCGGGCATCCTCGGCACCGCCGTCGGCATGGCCATGTACGGGCTGCGCCCGGTGGTCGAGATGCAGTTCGACGCCTTCGCCTACCCGGCGCTGGAGCAGCTGTTCTCGCACGTCGCCAAGATGCGCAACCGCACCGCCGGGAAGCTCCCGCTGCCGATCACCGTCCGCATCCCGTACGGCGGCGGCATCGGCGGCGTCGAGCACCACAGCGACGCCTCCGAGGCGTACTACGCGGCCACCCCCGGCCTGCACGTGGTCACCCCCGGCACCGTCGCCGACGCGTACGGGCTGCTGCGGGCCGCGATCGCCTCGGACGACCCGGTGGTGTTCCTGGAGCCCAAGCGGCTCTACTGGGGCAAGGACGGGTGGGACCCGGCGGCGGCCGTCGAACCGATCGGGAAGGCCGTGCTGCGCCGCCCCGGCAGCTCCGCGGTGCTGGTCACCTACGGGCCCTCGCTGCCGGTCTGCCTGGAGGCCGCCGAGGCGGCGAAGGCCGAGGGGTGGGACCTGGCGGTGCTCGACCTGCGCTCGCTGGTGCCGTTCGACGAGGCCACCGCCTGCGAGGTGGTCCGCTCGCTGGGCCGGGCCGTGGTGGTGCACGAGTCGGCGGGCTTCGGCGGGGCCGGGGCGGAGATCGCCGCCCGGCTGACCGAGAAGTGCTTCCACCACCTGGCCGCGCCGGTGCTGCGGGTCACCGGCTTCGACGTCCCGTACCCGCCGCCGATGCTGGAGCACCACCACCTGCCCGGGGTGGACCGGATCCTGGACGCCGTCGCCCGGCTCCAATGGGAGGAGTGATGGCGGTGCCCGTGGTCCGCGAGTTCACGCTGCCCGACCTCGGTGAGGGGCTCACCGGGGCCGAGGTGGTGCGCTGGATGGTCGAGGTCGGCGAGGTGATCGCCGTCGACCAGCCGGTGGTGGAGGTGGAGACCGCCAAGGCGGTGGTCGAGGTGCCCTGCCCGTACGGCGGGGTGGTGACCGCGCGGTACGGCGAGGTCGGGCAGGAGGTGCCGGTCGGCGCGCCGCTGGTG
This is a stretch of genomic DNA from Kitasatospora fiedleri. It encodes these proteins:
- the paaN gene encoding phenylacetic acid degradation protein PaaN — protein: MSAATPALPVAELLARHQDTLDRALAAIAERDYWSPYPEFPKAYGENAVADGKAAFEALLGREFDLPGHPGGGTPVSGETSPYGLELGVLYPHAEPDALLAALEAARPGWAKASPAERAAVCLEVLARISARTPEFAQAVMHTTGQAYGMAFQAGGPHAQDRGLEAVAYAYAEQTRLPRSARWTKPQGKREPLVMTKEFTAVPRGTALLIGCNTFPTWNGYPGLFASLATGNGVLVKPHPRAVLPLALTVRIAREVLAEAGFDPNLVCLAAEHEGSAIAKVLALRPEVKLIDYTGSTGFGDWLEDNARQALVYTEKAGVNTVVLDSTDDYRGMLDNLAFSLSLYSGQMCTTPQNLLIPRTGVRTEDGERSYEQVVTDLAAAVQGLLADDTRAAALLGAVVNPGVLARSAAAAGGEYGELALAPRVVASAEFPGATIRTPALVKADAEKPDDRARFLAECFGPVAFAVAVESTAAAVELLRRTTVEHGAMTAGAYTTDPAVETALVDACLEAGVSLSLNLTGGVYVNQTAAFSDLHGTGANPAANAAYCDAAFVASRFRTVEVRK
- a CDS encoding glycosyltransferase family 39 protein, translating into MAMAASPDTEVAERPDPPVESGAPAPGPRAWLRHVLAEYGPALAVFAAVRLIAFTSFMWLLSWSGEYLTKDPRFGGGKHVWDVLGGWDGWWYQQVALNGYDPKLLPSTSGPWTLEQNSVAFFPLYPGMIKMVSAVTGLNTLGAGIVVSVLSSFVAAAGIYAVAKLLAGHRAAVIAAAVWGLFPGSGVEWAVYSDSLFVALAAWACYFVMTRNWLAAGVTSFVAGLNRPTSAALAAAVGVAALIALWKRRDGVLGPLAALVIAPLGFVGYLAWASWRMGSWTAYFDLQRGAWLHFFDWGKHTGNVLRNLLFGQHDYIFGYPTEDLIALFLVFSLPILVFLLVRMRPPVFLLVYTGITLVLVLGSQQIFGNTSRYLLPCFPLFLPIAVGLKRLSRVSLAATLGTVALASGWYAGYVLFELGIP
- a CDS encoding glycosyltransferase family 2 protein, which encodes MTAAAQEGTLLSVVVPMYDEEDALPAFAARMRPVLDGLGARYEVLAVDDGSTDKTAALLRDLSADWPELRMVRLRRNSGHQAALTAGLDHAVGAYVASIDADLQDPPEKIPDMLELARREGLDIVYGVREDRSTDTGFKRWTAGGYYWLIRRLVGRQVPSNAGDFRLLSREAVEALRELPDQQRVYRLLVPWLGFPSGEVRYVREERVAGSTKYPLTKMVRLALDSITGFSAAPLRLATWLGTVAFFTCLLLLAFCLTVYLVGATVPGWTSLFVGLLFIGGVQLICVGLLGEYVARIYSAVQRRPAYFVAEDTAGPAGRTAARPAVRSAIRPEVRSEARPEVRSEARPEARSEARSEAVDGTGRAGV
- a CDS encoding TetR/AcrR family transcriptional regulator, with the translated sequence MADHSPRAAYTVDSLLAVTVRVFNERGYDGTSMEDLSRAAGISKSSIYHHVRGKEELLRLAVGRALDALFAILDEPAAVAGRPVDRLEHVVRRTAEVLLAELPYVTLLLRVRGNTGTEQWALERRRDFDHRVAELVQDAVTAGQLRADVEPRLATRLLFGTVNSLVEWYRPGQRGTEALPDAVARFAFEGLRAR
- a CDS encoding Lrp/AsnC family transcriptional regulator, producing the protein MSAEQVSRLDRVDRSILRLLQQDGRASIRSVAERVHVSRANAYARISRMVEDGVIRGFTARVDHEKAGQAASAYVTLRIVQNSWRTVREQLLRLPGVAHIALVGGDDDVLMLVHTADNRALRELVLGSIQSIPEVLGTRTMLVFEETDQIPADGP
- the pdhA gene encoding pyruvate dehydrogenase (acetyl-transferring) E1 component subunit alpha, whose amino-acid sequence is MTVLDHRKQAARAGAADPADVPGWRPGATAPRTDPAPLLPDAEPYRVLGTPAAEAADPGLLRELYRRLVAGRRYNQQATTLTKQGRLAVYPASTGQEACQVAAALALRPADWLFPSYRDTLAVVARGVDPLEALTLLRGDAHTGYDPRATRTAPLCTPLATQVPHAVGLAHAARLAGDDTVALALLGDGGTSEGDFHEGLNFAAVLHAPVVFLVQNNGYAISVPLTRQSAAPTLAHKAVGYGMPGRLVDGNDALAVHRVLTEAVERARTGGGPTLVEALTYRVEAHTNADDATRYRSAEEVDAWQAHDPVRLLEDALRGRGLLDEDLVADAAERAEQLAARMRAEFHTDPELDPMSLFAHVYAEPTQQLREQAARLAAELAAEAEVHGR
- a CDS encoding alpha-ketoacid dehydrogenase subunit beta, translated to MSTATREQSGLRTGTMAQALNLALRDALRADDTVHVLGEDVGALGGVFRITDGLTAEFGPDRCLDTPLAEAGILGTAVGMAMYGLRPVVEMQFDAFAYPALEQLFSHVAKMRNRTAGKLPLPITVRIPYGGGIGGVEHHSDASEAYYAATPGLHVVTPGTVADAYGLLRAAIASDDPVVFLEPKRLYWGKDGWDPAAAVEPIGKAVLRRPGSSAVLVTYGPSLPVCLEAAEAAKAEGWDLAVLDLRSLVPFDEATACEVVRSLGRAVVVHESAGFGGAGAEIAARLTEKCFHHLAAPVLRVTGFDVPYPPPMLEHHHLPGVDRILDAVARLQWEE